Genomic window (Candidatus Binatia bacterium):
GGCGTTGCTCACGGGACGATGCCAGCTCCGCTACAACGCGCACGTGACGCGGTTGCTCCTTGAAGGCACCCGGGTCACCGGTGTCGAGTACGTCGATGACAACGGGCAGACGCAAACGGCGAGGGCGGACCGGGTCATCTTGGCTGCCAGTCCGATCGAGAGCGTACGGCTCTGCCTGCTCTCGGATCCGAGCGGTCCCGGTGTCGGCAATTCGACGGGGCACCTCGGGCGTCACATGACTTTCCATTATCAGACGATCGGTGTCGGCATCTTCAAGCAACGTTTGCATGGAGACCGAGGCCGGTCCGTGACCCATGCGATCAGCGACTTTCGCGGCATCATGCCGGGCGGTGTTGATTTGGCGGCAGACCGGCCGCTCGGCGGCATCGTCGAGTTCGGGACCTCGTCCGAACCGATCACGGCGGCCCGGCAGAGCTTGCGTCCGGAGGCGCTGGCGTTCGCCTCACTCCGGCAGGTGTCCCTGAAGCAACTGCTGGTCGAGAGCCCGTTCAACGCGCATATCGCGGTGATGATCATGCAAGGTGAGGACGCACCGCAGCCGACGAACCGGATTGATCTGGATCCGAGCGTCACGGATATCTACGGACAGCCGGTGCCGCGGCTGACGTACAAGAATCACAAGGATTTCGAGCTGGCCGCGTCGTCGTTCTACAAGCAGAAGATGCTCGACATTTTCGGGGCAGCGGGAGCGCAGTTCGGCTTCTTCAGCCCGTTCGACCCGGCCGTTCCGCCACAGTCACGCCATGTCCTGGGCGGATTGCGCATGGGCACGGACCCGGCCCAGTCGGTGTGCGACCCCTACGGAAAGTTTCACGATATCGACAATCTCTACTGCGCTGACGGCGGTGTGTTCGTGACCGGCTCCGGATACAATCCAACCCTGACGATCATTGCGGTGGCGTTGCGGACGGCCGCGTCGATGACCTAGGGCTGCGCCCCGCATCTTTTCGGCGGGACCGCTCCCCCCTTCGACTCCGCTCAGGACACGCGTTGGGTCGCTGCGAACGGCTGCGGACG
Coding sequences:
- a CDS encoding GMC family oxidoreductase, translating into MSLPSTVPGVLGNDSLSSFDVLIIGSGAGGSAAAYKLTAEKTSWNVLILEAGVNPFPGLDRVDGHTVAGVGGIPWPLFSNDELKMSIRGFVRQDPLLEPRTFRQTESETAKADPDVNVLTRNVGGAAVISGVGYPRFTEVDFRLDSALAAAGRSYSNTSFADWPLAYGDLVPFYEEAERLSGVAGTAEGPDADPFSSRGAAPFPMPPQPPMYVGRVLANGAKKLGRGYSPFNLPSAVNTQPYDGRSPCVSCGYCSGYGCARHAKGSPAVTTLRKALLTGRCQLRYNAHVTRLLLEGTRVTGVEYVDDNGQTQTARADRVILAASPIESVRLCLLSDPSGPGVGNSTGHLGRHMTFHYQTIGVGIFKQRLHGDRGRSVTHAISDFRGIMPGGVDLAADRPLGGIVEFGTSSEPITAARQSLRPEALAFASLRQVSLKQLLVESPFNAHIAVMIMQGEDAPQPTNRIDLDPSVTDIYGQPVPRLTYKNHKDFELAASSFYKQKMLDIFGAAGAQFGFFSPFDPAVPPQSRHVLGGLRMGTDPAQSVCDPYGKFHDIDNLYCADGGVFVTGSGYNPTLTIIAVALRTAASMT